Proteins from a genomic interval of Schistocerca serialis cubense isolate TAMUIC-IGC-003099 chromosome 11, iqSchSeri2.2, whole genome shotgun sequence:
- the LOC126427195 gene encoding uncharacterized protein LOC126427195 isoform X1 gives MPCKCCMPYCRGNYDNGLKVSVFSFPSDEALRLKRIAAVRRNDWEPSKQFVICELHFTADVIEKITSAYDPKLANSLQFTAPLDRPRLKKHAVPSKLLGCSTYLSSKQAPAREDTEGRERLGNQALEKVIEQSVGSHKK, from the exons ATGCCATGCAAGTGCTGTATGCCCTATTGTAGGGGAAACTACGACAACGGTTTAAAAGTTAGCGTCTTTTCATTCCCGTCTGATGAAGCATTAAGATTGAAACGGATCGCTGCAGTTCGTAGGAATGACTGGGAACCCAGTAAACAGTTCGTT ATATGTGAACTGCATTTCACTGCAGACGTCATTGAGAAAATTACCAGTGCTTACGACCCAAAACTGGCAAACTCTTTACAGTTTACAGCACCTTTGGACCGTCCACGTTTAAAGAAAC ATGCTGTACCATCAAAGTTGCTAGGATGTTCTACGTATTTATCTTCAAAACAAGCACCAGCTCGAGAAGATACAGAGGGTCGCGAACGTTTGGGGAACCAAGCACTTGAGAAAGTCATTGAGCAGAGTGTGGGATCACACAAAAAATGA